The Plectropomus leopardus isolate mb chromosome 7, YSFRI_Pleo_2.0, whole genome shotgun sequence genome window below encodes:
- the LOC121945722 gene encoding carcinoembryonic antigen-related cell adhesion molecule 5-like isoform X2, with protein sequence MDILPLLCLVSAAFTGLTKGVGVLQDSQFAAVGETVMFTTTLTPPEQPFLTVGWQFDGRNIISFSGKNATGPEYEGRITLFMSTGSLELRNVALNDSGEYSVSIFPFGEPQKTGSTILDVYVPVSDVIATASNTDLVEFNSSVRLSCSASGSSLSFLWLNGSSEVTGIDRVQLADGGANLTIVHVTRYDKGPFKCQVSNPVSNGTSEPINFNISYGPDNVNLQKSPSQDYYVEGSNITLTCLAVSRPPAQFTLLLNGSLQSDTGPQFNLTTIQESESGNYSCQAFNSKTLRYESSSPAVISVLTRVSNVVVTSNPSDLVEFNSSVSLSCSASGSSLSFLWLNGSSEVTDSDRVQLADGGANLTIVNVTRYDQGPFRCHVFNPVSNGTSEPVKLSVSYGPENINLTISPSQECCGEGSDVSLTCSAVSRPAAQFQWFLNGDLLSDTGPELRLMNIQMNHSGNYSCQAFNSKTLRYQTSQSSVVSVLERISGASITSSTKLPIESNSVNLTCDAAGSVLTRKWMKDGKDLITTDEIILYDNNRVLSFNSLNKLDSGEYSCTLSNPFSNEKAKYFMDVIYGPENVQIKHPSEIFVNENLTLTCSAESTPSAIYTWKVNGTVKIHNSTVFSKPNIQLSDGGIYTCEAMNDITKKTSSADYELSVKALSDKKSGCSGGCIAGIVIAVLVVLAAAGGGGYYFYRKRKRMNTTTADRTGGEGQENTAFSGSPELDYADIQFFQNKDGGIVQLGSQNETSEYAEVRVNNSGQGPSSPPTYDDHLQRQKSLAPQPDAASAEVYSQVSKK encoded by the exons ATGGATATTTTACCTCTCCTGTGTCTTGTCTCTGCAGCCTTTACAG GTTTAACCAAAGGAGTTGGTGTGTTGCAAGACAGTCAGTTTGCAGCTGTGGGAGAAACAGTGATGTTCACCACAACACTGACTCCACCAGAACAACCATTTCTAACAGTGGGCTGGCAATTTGATGGTAGAAATATAATCTCTTTTAGTGGCAAAAACGCAACTGGCCCAGAGTATGAAGGCAGGATCACCCTCTTCATGTCTACTGGATCTCTGGAGCTCAGAAACGTGGCTCTAAATGACAGCGGAGAATACAGCGTTAGCATTTTTCCATTTGGAGAACCACAGAAGACAGGAAGCACAATTTTGGATGTATATG TTCCAGTGTCCGATGTCATAGCAACTGCCAGCAACACAGACTTGGTGGAGTTCAACAGCTCCGTCCGTCTGTCCTGCTCCGCCTCTGGATCCTCGCTCTCTTTCCTCTGGCTGAACGGCAGCTCTGAGGTTACAGGAATTGACAGAGTTCAGCTCGCTGATGGAGGCGCCAATCTCACTATAGTTCACGTGACCCGCTACGACAAAGGACCATTTAAGTGTCAAGTGTCCAATCCTGTCAGTAATGGCACCAGTGAACCAATAAACTTCAACATCAGCT ACGGTCCAGACAATGTTAATTTGCAAAAATCTCCATCACAAGACTACTATGTGGAGGGGTCAAACATCACCTTGACGTGCTTGGCTGTCTCCAGACCTCCTGCACAATTTACGTTGCTTCTGAACGGAAGCCTGCAGTCTGACACTGGACCGCAGTTCAATCTGACGACCATTCAGGAGAGTGAGAGTGGAAACTACAGCTGTCAGGCCTTCAACAGCAAAACTCTGAGATATGAATCATCTTCACCTGCAGTCATCTCTGTACTGA CACGCGTTTCCAATGTTGTGGTAACTTCAAACCCATCAGATTTGGTGGAGTTCAACAGCAGTGTTAGTCTGTCCTGCTCCGCCTCTGGATCCTCGCTCTCTTTCCTCTGGCTGAACGGCAGCTCTGAGGTTACAGACAGTGACAGAGTTCAGCTCGCTGATGGAGGCGCCAATCTCACTATAGTTAACGTGACCCGCTACGACCAGGGACCATTCAGGTGCCATGTGTTTAATCCTGTCAGTAATGGCACCAGTGAACCAGTAAAGCTCTCCGTCAGCT ACGGCcctgaaaatattaatttgacaATATCTCCGTCACAAGAATGCTGTGGCGAAGGGTCAGACGTCAGCCTGACGTGCTCGGCTGTCTCCAGACCTGCTGCCCAGTTTCAGTGGTTTCTGAATGGAGACCTGCTGTCTGATACTGGACCAGAACTCAGACTGATGAACATTCAGATGAATCACAGTGGTAACTACAGCTGTCAGGCCTTTAACAGCAAAACCCTGAGATATCAAACATCACAGTCGTCAGTTGTCTCTGTACTGG AGAGAATATCAGGAGCTTCAATCACGTCGTCAACAAAACTGCCGATTGAGAGCAACTCAGTCAACTTAACCTGTGATGCTGCTGGCTCTGTCTTAACCAGAAAGTGGATGAAGGACGGCAAAGATCTGATCACGACTGACGAAATAATACTCTACGACAATAACAGAGTGCTGTCTTTTAACAGCCTGAATAAATTAGACAGTGGAGAATATTCCTGTACACTCAGCAACCCCTTCAGCAACGAAAAAGCTAAATACTTCATGGATGTGATCT atggaccagaaaatgttcaaatcaaACATCCAAGtgaaatatttgtaaatgaaaATTTAACTTTAACCTGCTCTGCTGAGTCCACGCCGTCCGCGATTTACACCTGGAAGGTGAACGGGACAGTGAAGATACACAACTCTACTGTGTTCAGCAAACCCAACATTCAGCTGTCAGACGGAGGCATCTACACCTGTGAAGCGATGAATGATATAACCAAGAAGACATCATCTGCCGACTATGAATTGTCTGTAAAAG CCCTATCAGATAAAAAATCAGGCTGTTCAGGTGGCTGCATCGCAGGAATAGTCATCGCAGTTCTAGTCGTCCTTGCTGCCGCTGGCGGTGGAGGGTACTACTTTTATCGTAAGAGGAAGAG GATGAACACGACAACTGCTGATAGAACAG gtgGTGAAGGCCAGGAGAACACAGCCTTCTCAGGAAGTCCG
- the LOC121945722 gene encoding carcinoembryonic antigen-related cell adhesion molecule 5-like isoform X1, whose product MDILPLLCLVSAAFTGLTKGVGVLQDSQFAAVGETVMFTTTLTPPEQPFLTVGWQFDGRNIISFSGKNATGPEYEGRITLFMSTGSLELRNVALNDSGEYSVSIFPFGEPQKTGSTILDVYVPVSDVIATASNTDLVEFNSSVRLSCSASGSSLSFLWLNGSSEVTGIDRVQLADGGANLTIVHVTRYDKGPFKCQVSNPVSNGTSEPINFNISYGPDNVNLQKSPSQDYYVEGSNITLTCLAVSRPPAQFTLLLNGSLQSDTGPQFNLTTIQESESGNYSCQAFNSKTLRYESSSPAVISVLTRVSNVVVTSNPSDLVEFNSSVSLSCSASGSSLSFLWLNGSSEVTDSDRVQLADGGANLTIVNVTRYDQGPFRCHVFNPVSNGTSEPVKLSVSYGPENINLTISPSQECCGEGSDVSLTCSAVSRPAAQFQWFLNGDLLSDTGPELRLMNIQMNHSGNYSCQAFNSKTLRYQTSQSSVVSVLERISGASITSSTKLPIESNSVNLTCDAAGSVLTRKWMKDGKDLITTDEIILYDNNRVLSFNSLNKLDSGEYSCTLSNPFSNEKAKYFMDVIYGPENVQIKHPSEIFVNENLTLTCSAESTPSAIYTWKVNGTVKIHNSTVFSKPNIQLSDGGIYTCEAMNDITKKTSSADYELSVKALSDKKSGCSGGCIAGIVIAVLVVLAAAGGGGYYFYRKRKRMNTTTADRTGGEGQENTAFSGSPVKELDYADIQFFQNKDGGIVQLGSQNETSEYAEVRVNNSGQGPSSPPTYDDHLQRQKSLAPQPDAASAEVYSQVSKK is encoded by the exons ATGGATATTTTACCTCTCCTGTGTCTTGTCTCTGCAGCCTTTACAG GTTTAACCAAAGGAGTTGGTGTGTTGCAAGACAGTCAGTTTGCAGCTGTGGGAGAAACAGTGATGTTCACCACAACACTGACTCCACCAGAACAACCATTTCTAACAGTGGGCTGGCAATTTGATGGTAGAAATATAATCTCTTTTAGTGGCAAAAACGCAACTGGCCCAGAGTATGAAGGCAGGATCACCCTCTTCATGTCTACTGGATCTCTGGAGCTCAGAAACGTGGCTCTAAATGACAGCGGAGAATACAGCGTTAGCATTTTTCCATTTGGAGAACCACAGAAGACAGGAAGCACAATTTTGGATGTATATG TTCCAGTGTCCGATGTCATAGCAACTGCCAGCAACACAGACTTGGTGGAGTTCAACAGCTCCGTCCGTCTGTCCTGCTCCGCCTCTGGATCCTCGCTCTCTTTCCTCTGGCTGAACGGCAGCTCTGAGGTTACAGGAATTGACAGAGTTCAGCTCGCTGATGGAGGCGCCAATCTCACTATAGTTCACGTGACCCGCTACGACAAAGGACCATTTAAGTGTCAAGTGTCCAATCCTGTCAGTAATGGCACCAGTGAACCAATAAACTTCAACATCAGCT ACGGTCCAGACAATGTTAATTTGCAAAAATCTCCATCACAAGACTACTATGTGGAGGGGTCAAACATCACCTTGACGTGCTTGGCTGTCTCCAGACCTCCTGCACAATTTACGTTGCTTCTGAACGGAAGCCTGCAGTCTGACACTGGACCGCAGTTCAATCTGACGACCATTCAGGAGAGTGAGAGTGGAAACTACAGCTGTCAGGCCTTCAACAGCAAAACTCTGAGATATGAATCATCTTCACCTGCAGTCATCTCTGTACTGA CACGCGTTTCCAATGTTGTGGTAACTTCAAACCCATCAGATTTGGTGGAGTTCAACAGCAGTGTTAGTCTGTCCTGCTCCGCCTCTGGATCCTCGCTCTCTTTCCTCTGGCTGAACGGCAGCTCTGAGGTTACAGACAGTGACAGAGTTCAGCTCGCTGATGGAGGCGCCAATCTCACTATAGTTAACGTGACCCGCTACGACCAGGGACCATTCAGGTGCCATGTGTTTAATCCTGTCAGTAATGGCACCAGTGAACCAGTAAAGCTCTCCGTCAGCT ACGGCcctgaaaatattaatttgacaATATCTCCGTCACAAGAATGCTGTGGCGAAGGGTCAGACGTCAGCCTGACGTGCTCGGCTGTCTCCAGACCTGCTGCCCAGTTTCAGTGGTTTCTGAATGGAGACCTGCTGTCTGATACTGGACCAGAACTCAGACTGATGAACATTCAGATGAATCACAGTGGTAACTACAGCTGTCAGGCCTTTAACAGCAAAACCCTGAGATATCAAACATCACAGTCGTCAGTTGTCTCTGTACTGG AGAGAATATCAGGAGCTTCAATCACGTCGTCAACAAAACTGCCGATTGAGAGCAACTCAGTCAACTTAACCTGTGATGCTGCTGGCTCTGTCTTAACCAGAAAGTGGATGAAGGACGGCAAAGATCTGATCACGACTGACGAAATAATACTCTACGACAATAACAGAGTGCTGTCTTTTAACAGCCTGAATAAATTAGACAGTGGAGAATATTCCTGTACACTCAGCAACCCCTTCAGCAACGAAAAAGCTAAATACTTCATGGATGTGATCT atggaccagaaaatgttcaaatcaaACATCCAAGtgaaatatttgtaaatgaaaATTTAACTTTAACCTGCTCTGCTGAGTCCACGCCGTCCGCGATTTACACCTGGAAGGTGAACGGGACAGTGAAGATACACAACTCTACTGTGTTCAGCAAACCCAACATTCAGCTGTCAGACGGAGGCATCTACACCTGTGAAGCGATGAATGATATAACCAAGAAGACATCATCTGCCGACTATGAATTGTCTGTAAAAG CCCTATCAGATAAAAAATCAGGCTGTTCAGGTGGCTGCATCGCAGGAATAGTCATCGCAGTTCTAGTCGTCCTTGCTGCCGCTGGCGGTGGAGGGTACTACTTTTATCGTAAGAGGAAGAG GATGAACACGACAACTGCTGATAGAACAG gtgGTGAAGGCCAGGAGAACACAGCCTTCTCAGGAAGTCCGGTAAAG
- the LOC121946059 gene encoding carcinoembryonic antigen-related cell adhesion molecule 5-like, with product MEKAVIHFIILGVISGLTSGLGLLPDVLHAAIGESVTFTTSLTPTEKPFLTVGWTFDGRNIISFSGTNATGPEYKDRITLFMSTGSLELRNVALNDHGEYSVNIFPFGEPQKTGSTILDVHVRVSDVIATASNTDLVEFNSSVRLSCSASGSSLSFLWLNGSSEVTGSDKVQLADGGANLTIVNVTRYDKGPFSCHVYNPVSNGTSEPINFNVSYGPENLHLEISPLLEHYKEGSNVTLTCLAVSRPPAQFTLLLNGGLQSDTGPQFNLTTIQESQSGNYSCQAFNSKTLRYESSSPAVISVLIPVSNLTATASNTDLVEFNSSVRLSCSASGSSLSFLWLNGSSEVTGSDKVQLADGGANLTIVHVTRYDKGPFKCQVSNPVSNDISEPINFNISYGPQNVRITGPSTKYSKEKLTLTCSADSKPPATYIWRLNGTKIHNSAVFTKNNVERSDSGSYTCEAMNMITGEKIICSP from the exons ATGGAAAAAGCTGTGATACACTTCATCATCCTGGGAGTCATCTCAG GTTTAACCAGTGGACTTGGTTTGCTGCCTGATGTTCTGCATGCAGCTATAGGAGAGTCAGTGACATTCACCACGTCACTGACTCCAACAGAAAAACCATTTCTAACAGTGGGCTGGACATTTGATGGTAGAAATATAATCTCGTTTAGTGGCACAAACGCAACTGGCCCAGAGTATAAAGACAGGATCACCCTCTTCATGTCTACTGGATCTCTGGAGCTCAGAAACGTGGCTCTAAATGACCACGGAGAATACAGCGttaacatttttccatttgGAGAACCACAGAAGACAGGAAGCACAATTTTGGATGTACATG TACGAGTGTCCGATGTCATAGCAACTGCCAGCAACACAGACTTGGTGGAGTTCAACAGCTCCGTCCGTCTGTCCTGCTCCGCCTCTGGATCCTCGCTCTCTTTCCTCTGGCTGAACGGCAGCTCTGAGGTTACAGGAAGTGACAAAGTTCAGCTCGCTGATGGAGGCGCCAATCTCACTATAGTTAACGTGACCCGCTACGACAAAGGACCATTCAGCTGTCATGTGTACAATCCTGTCAGTAATGGCACCAGTGAACCAATAAACTTCAACGTCAGCT aTGGTCCAGAAAACCTACATTTGGAAATATCTCCGTTACTAGAACACTATAAGGAGGGGTCCAATGTCACCTTGACGTGCTTGGCTGTCTCCAGACCTCCTGCACAATTTACGTTGCTTCTGAACGGAGGCCTGCAGTCTGACACTGGACCGCAGTTCAATCTGACGACCATTCAGGAGAGTCAGAGTGGAAACTACAGCTGTCAGGCCTTCAACAGCAAAACTCTGAGATATGAATCATCTTCGCCTGCAGTCATCTCTGTACTGA TACCAGTTTCCAATTTAACGGCAACTGCCAGCAACACAGACTTGGTGGAGTTCAACAGCTCCGTCCGTCTGTCCTGCTCCGCCTCTGGATCCTCGCTCTCTTTCCTCTGGCTGAACGGCAGCTCTGAGGTTACAGGAAGTGACAAAGTTCAGCTCGCTGATGGAGGCGCCAATCTCACTATAGTTCACGTGACCCGCTACGACAAAGGACCATTTAAGTGTCAAGTGTCCAATCCTGTCAGTAATGACATCAGTGAACCGATAAACTTCAACATCAGCT aCGGACCACAAAATGTTCGAATCACAGGGCCGAGTACTAAATATTCAAAAGAGAAGTTAACTTTAACCTGCTCTGCTGACTCTAAACCACCTGCCACTTACATCTGGAGGCTGAATGGGACAAAGATACACAACTCTGCTGTGTTCACCAAAAACAACGTTGAACGCTCCGACAGTGGCAGCTACACCTGTGAAGCGATGAATATGATAACTGGGGAAAAAATCATCTGCAGTCCATAA
- the LOC121945722 gene encoding carcinoembryonic antigen-related cell adhesion molecule 5-like isoform X3, translated as MDILPLLCLVSAAFTGLTKGVGVLQDSQFAAVGETVMFTTTLTPPEQPFLTVGWQFDGRNIISFSGKNATGPEYEGRITLFMSTGSLELRNVALNDSGEYSVSIFPFGEPQKTGSTILDVYVPVSDVIATASNTDLVEFNSSVRLSCSASGSSLSFLWLNGSSEVTGIDRVQLADGGANLTIVHVTRYDKGPFKCQVSNPVSNGTSEPINFNISYGPDNVNLQKSPSQDYYVEGSNITLTCLAVSRPPAQFTLLLNGSLQSDTGPQFNLTTIQESESGNYSCQAFNSKTLRYESSSPAVISVLTRVSNVVVTSNPSDLVEFNSSVSLSCSASGSSLSFLWLNGSSEVTDSDRVQLADGGANLTIVNVTRYDQGPFRCHVFNPVSNGTSEPVKLSVSYGPENINLTISPSQECCGEGSDVSLTCSAVSRPAAQFQWFLNGDLLSDTGPELRLMNIQMNHSGNYSCQAFNSKTLRYQTSQSSVVSVLERISGASITSSTKLPIESNSVNLTCDAAGSVLTRKWMKDGKDLITTDEIILYDNNRVLSFNSLNKLDSGEYSCTLSNPFSNEKAKYFMDVIYGPENVQIKHPSEIFVNENLTLTCSAESTPSAIYTWKVNGTVKIHNSTVFSKPNIQLSDGGIYTCEAMNDITKKTSSADYELSVKALSDKKSGCSGGCIAGIVIAVLVVLAAAGGGGYYFYRKRMNTTTADRTGGEGQENTAFSGSPVKELDYADIQFFQNKDGGIVQLGSQNETSEYAEVRVNNSGQGPSSPPTYDDHLQRQKSLAPQPDAASAEVYSQVSKK; from the exons ATGGATATTTTACCTCTCCTGTGTCTTGTCTCTGCAGCCTTTACAG GTTTAACCAAAGGAGTTGGTGTGTTGCAAGACAGTCAGTTTGCAGCTGTGGGAGAAACAGTGATGTTCACCACAACACTGACTCCACCAGAACAACCATTTCTAACAGTGGGCTGGCAATTTGATGGTAGAAATATAATCTCTTTTAGTGGCAAAAACGCAACTGGCCCAGAGTATGAAGGCAGGATCACCCTCTTCATGTCTACTGGATCTCTGGAGCTCAGAAACGTGGCTCTAAATGACAGCGGAGAATACAGCGTTAGCATTTTTCCATTTGGAGAACCACAGAAGACAGGAAGCACAATTTTGGATGTATATG TTCCAGTGTCCGATGTCATAGCAACTGCCAGCAACACAGACTTGGTGGAGTTCAACAGCTCCGTCCGTCTGTCCTGCTCCGCCTCTGGATCCTCGCTCTCTTTCCTCTGGCTGAACGGCAGCTCTGAGGTTACAGGAATTGACAGAGTTCAGCTCGCTGATGGAGGCGCCAATCTCACTATAGTTCACGTGACCCGCTACGACAAAGGACCATTTAAGTGTCAAGTGTCCAATCCTGTCAGTAATGGCACCAGTGAACCAATAAACTTCAACATCAGCT ACGGTCCAGACAATGTTAATTTGCAAAAATCTCCATCACAAGACTACTATGTGGAGGGGTCAAACATCACCTTGACGTGCTTGGCTGTCTCCAGACCTCCTGCACAATTTACGTTGCTTCTGAACGGAAGCCTGCAGTCTGACACTGGACCGCAGTTCAATCTGACGACCATTCAGGAGAGTGAGAGTGGAAACTACAGCTGTCAGGCCTTCAACAGCAAAACTCTGAGATATGAATCATCTTCACCTGCAGTCATCTCTGTACTGA CACGCGTTTCCAATGTTGTGGTAACTTCAAACCCATCAGATTTGGTGGAGTTCAACAGCAGTGTTAGTCTGTCCTGCTCCGCCTCTGGATCCTCGCTCTCTTTCCTCTGGCTGAACGGCAGCTCTGAGGTTACAGACAGTGACAGAGTTCAGCTCGCTGATGGAGGCGCCAATCTCACTATAGTTAACGTGACCCGCTACGACCAGGGACCATTCAGGTGCCATGTGTTTAATCCTGTCAGTAATGGCACCAGTGAACCAGTAAAGCTCTCCGTCAGCT ACGGCcctgaaaatattaatttgacaATATCTCCGTCACAAGAATGCTGTGGCGAAGGGTCAGACGTCAGCCTGACGTGCTCGGCTGTCTCCAGACCTGCTGCCCAGTTTCAGTGGTTTCTGAATGGAGACCTGCTGTCTGATACTGGACCAGAACTCAGACTGATGAACATTCAGATGAATCACAGTGGTAACTACAGCTGTCAGGCCTTTAACAGCAAAACCCTGAGATATCAAACATCACAGTCGTCAGTTGTCTCTGTACTGG AGAGAATATCAGGAGCTTCAATCACGTCGTCAACAAAACTGCCGATTGAGAGCAACTCAGTCAACTTAACCTGTGATGCTGCTGGCTCTGTCTTAACCAGAAAGTGGATGAAGGACGGCAAAGATCTGATCACGACTGACGAAATAATACTCTACGACAATAACAGAGTGCTGTCTTTTAACAGCCTGAATAAATTAGACAGTGGAGAATATTCCTGTACACTCAGCAACCCCTTCAGCAACGAAAAAGCTAAATACTTCATGGATGTGATCT atggaccagaaaatgttcaaatcaaACATCCAAGtgaaatatttgtaaatgaaaATTTAACTTTAACCTGCTCTGCTGAGTCCACGCCGTCCGCGATTTACACCTGGAAGGTGAACGGGACAGTGAAGATACACAACTCTACTGTGTTCAGCAAACCCAACATTCAGCTGTCAGACGGAGGCATCTACACCTGTGAAGCGATGAATGATATAACCAAGAAGACATCATCTGCCGACTATGAATTGTCTGTAAAAG CCCTATCAGATAAAAAATCAGGCTGTTCAGGTGGCTGCATCGCAGGAATAGTCATCGCAGTTCTAGTCGTCCTTGCTGCCGCTGGCGGTGGAGGGTACTACTTTTATCGTAAGAG GATGAACACGACAACTGCTGATAGAACAG gtgGTGAAGGCCAGGAGAACACAGCCTTCTCAGGAAGTCCGGTAAAG